In Dioscorea cayenensis subsp. rotundata cultivar TDr96_F1 chromosome 9, TDr96_F1_v2_PseudoChromosome.rev07_lg8_w22 25.fasta, whole genome shotgun sequence, a genomic segment contains:
- the LOC120268823 gene encoding LOW QUALITY PROTEIN: 2-oxoglutarate dehydrogenase, mitochondrial-like (The sequence of the model RefSeq protein was modified relative to this genomic sequence to represent the inferred CDS: deleted 4 bases in 4 codons) produces MVWFRAMAASAVARSALRRTLAQRPHRSTAVRPFHSTVLRRNAAPVPRPVPLSRLTDSFLDGTSSVYLEELQRAWEADPNSVDESWDNFFRNFVGQAATSPGISGQTIQESMRLLLLVRAYQVNGHMKAKLDPLGLEQREIPDDLDLASYGFTEADLDREFFLGVWRMSGFLSENRPVQTLREILTRLEQAYCGSIGYEYMHIPDRDKCNWLRDKIETVKPRSYSLDRREVILDRLIWSTQFENFLATKWTAAKRFGLEGAETLIPGMKEMFDRAADLGVETIVIGMSHRGRLNVLGNVVRKPLRQIFSEFSGGTKPVDEVGLYTGTGDVKYHLGTSYDRPTRGGNRIHLSLVANPSHLEAVDPVVVGKTRAKQFYSNDTERTRNVGVLIHGDGSFAGQGVVYETLHLSALPNYTTGGTIHMVVNNQVAFTTDPRAGRSSQYCTDVAKALNAPIFHVNGDDVEAVVHVCELAAEWRQTFHSDVVVDIVCYRRFGHNEIDEPSFTQPKMYQIIRNHPKALDIYQEKLLESGQISKEDIERINKKVDTILNEEFINSKDYVPRRRDWLSAYWAGFKSPEQISRIRNTGVKPEILKRVGQAITTIPENFKPHRAVKKIFEQRAQMIETGEGIDWAVGEALAFATLIVEGNHVRLSGQDVERGTFSHRHAVIHDQETGQQYCPLDHLIMNQDEELFTVSNSSLSEFGVLGFELGYSMENPNSLVLWEAQFGDFANGAQVIFDQFVSSGESKWLRQTGLVVLLPHGYDGQGPEHSSARLERFLQMSDDNPFVIPEMDPTLRKQIQECNWQVVNVTTPANYFHVLRRQIHREFRKPLIVMAPKNLLRHKDCKSNLSEFDDVVGHLGFDKQGTRFKRLIKDQNDHKDLEEGINRLILCSGKVYYELDEARKKTERKDVAICRVEQLCPFPYDLIQRELKRYPNSEIVWCQEEPMNMGGYTYISPRLCTAMKALGRGTMDDIKYVGRPPSAATATGFYSVHVQEQTELVQKALQREPIQF; encoded by the exons GCGTTGAGGAGAACCCTAGCTCAACGGCCTCATCGGAGCACCGCCGTCCGGCCATTCCACTCGACGGTGCTTCGCCGGAATGCTGCTCCAGTTCCCCGCCCGGTCCCGCTCTCACGGCTCACCGACAGCTTCCTTGATGGCACGAGCAGCGTGTACCTCGAGGAACTCCAGCGAGCATGGGAGGCTGATCCTAATAGCGTCGATGAGTCCTGGGACAACTTCTTCCGCAACTTTGTCGGCCAGGCGGCCACCTCCCCCGGCATCTCCGGTCAGACCATTCAGGAAAGCAtgcgtcttcttcttctcgtcCGTGCTTACCAGGTGAATGGCCATATGAAAGCTAAGCTAGATCCGTTAGGGTTAGAGCAGCGTGAGATCCCTGATGATCTTGATCTTGCCTCTTATGGCTTCACTGAGGCTGATCTCGATCGAGAGTTCTTTCTCGGAGTGTGGAGGATGTCTGGGTTCTTGTCGGAGAACCGTCCTGTTCAAACCCTAAGGGAGATTCTCACCAGGCTCGAGCAGGCCTATTGTGGGAGCATTGGATATGAGTATATGCACATCCCTGATCGGGACAAGTGCAATTGGTTGAGAGACAAGATTGAGACAGTGAAGCCAAGGTCATATAGTTTGGATCGCCGTGAAGTTATCCTTGATAGGCTTATTTGGAGCACCCAGTTTGAGAATTTCCTTGCCACCAAGTGGACTGCAGCAAAAAGATTCGGTCTTGAAGGTGCTGAGACATTGATCCCT GGAATGAAGGAGATGTTTGATCGAGCAGCTGATCTTGGTGTGGAGACCATTGTCATTGGAATGTCTCATCGAGGGAGGTTGAATGTTTTGGGCAATGTTGTTAGGAAGCCATTGAGGCAGATTTTCAGTGAGTTTAGTGGTGGTACCAAGCCTGTGGATGAGGTTGGATTGTATACTGGAACAGGGGATGTGAAGTACCATTTGGGCACTTCTTATGATAGACCCACTAGAGGTGGGAATAGAATTCATTTGTCTCTTGTTGCAAATCCGAGCCATTTGGAAGCTGTTGATCCTGTTGTGGTTGGAAAGACCCGTGCGAAACAG TTCTATTCTAATGACACTGAGAGGACAAGAAACGTTGGAGTGTTGATTCATGGAGATGGGAGCTTTGCAGGGCAGGGAGTTGTTTATGAGACACTGCATCTTAGTGCCCTTCCCAATTATACTACTGGTGGAACGATTCATATGGTGGTCAACAATCAGGTTGCATTC ACAACTGATCCAAGGGCTGGGAGGTCTTCACAGTATTGTACTGATGTTGCCAAAGCCCTAAATGCTCCAATTTTCCATGTGAATGGTGATGATGTGGAGGCGGTGGTTCATGTCTGTGAGCTTGCTGCTGAGTGGCGCCAAACTTTCCATTCTGATGTCGTTGTTGACATTGTCTGTTATCGTCGATTTGGTcacaatgagattgatgagccCTCTTTCACTCAGCCTAAAATGTACCAG ATAATTAGAAACCACCCAAAG GCACTTGATATTTACCAAGAAAAACTCCTAGAGTCAGGACAGATTTCTAAAGAAGACATTGAGCGGATTAACAAAAAGGTTGATACTATCCTGAATGAAGAGTTCATTAACAGCAAAGATTATGTGCCCAGAAGAAGAGACTGGCTTTCAGCATATTGGGCTGGTTTCAAATCACCTGAACAGATATCTCGTATTAGAAATACTGG TGTCAAGCCAGAGATACTGAAGCGTGTTGGccaagcaatcacaactatccCTGAGAATTTCAAGCCTCACAGAGCGGTGAAGAAGATTTTTGAGCAGCGTGCTCAGATGATTGAGACTGGCGAAGGCATTGATTGGGCTGTTGGAGAAGCGCTTGCTTTTGCTACCCTTATAGTGGAAGGTAACCATGTAAGGTTGAGTGGCCAGGATGTTGAAAGGGGTACATTCAGTCATAGGCATGCTGTCATTCATGATCAGGAGACTGGACAACAGTACTGTCCTTTGGACCATCTCATCATGAATCAAGATGAAGAATTGTTTACTGTAAGCAACAG CTCTCTTTCAGAGTTTGGTGTACTTGGATTTGAATTGGGTTACTCTATGGAGAATCCTAATTCATTGGTACTTTGGGAAGCTCAGTTTGGTGATTTTGCTAATGGTGCTCAAGTCATATTTGATCAATTCGTGAGTAGTGGAGAGTCAAAGTGGCTTCGCCAAACAGGGCTTGTTGTTTTACTTCCTCATGGCTATGATGGTCAAGGTCCGGAACATTCAAGTGCACGATTAGAGCGTTTCCTTCAG ATGAGTGATGATAACCCTTTTGTCATCCCTGAGATGGATCCAACTTTGCGGAAGCAGATCCAAGAATGCAATTGGCAAGTAGTCAATGTCACGACTCCAGCAAATTACTTCCATGTCCTGCGGCGTCAG ATACACAGGGAATTCCGGAAGCCTCTAATTGTTATGGCTCCCAAGAATCTGCTGCGGCACAAGGACTGCAAATCAAATCTTTCCGAATTTGATGATGTTGTAGGCCACCTAGGATTTGATAAGCAAGGAACACGTTTCAAACGCCTAATTAAAGATCAGAATGACCACAAAGATCTCGAGGAGGGTATTAATCGTCTGATTTTGTGTTCCGGGAAG GTTTATTATGAACTTGATGAAGCAAGGAAGAAAACCGAGCGCAAGGATGTTGCAATATGTAGAGTTGAACAACTTTGCCCATTCCCCTACGACCTTATCCAGCGAGAGTTGAAGCGATATCCAA ATTCCGAGATTGTTTGGTGCCAGGAAGAGCCTATGAACATGGGCGGATACACTTATATAAGCCCCCGTCTATGCACAGCAATGAAGGCCCTTGGCAGAGGAACAATGGACGACATCAAATACGTTGGTCGGCCACCGTCAGCTGCCACCGCCACCGGTTTCTATTCTGTTCATGTTCAGGAGCAGACCGAGCTTGTCCAAAAGGCATTGCAACGAGAACCGATCCAGTTCTAA